TCGCGTCGAGGACTACGGCGACGGGATGTTCCACCTCCGCGACCGCAAGGACGCCGAGATGGTGCTCGCGCCGACGCACGAGGAGGCGTTTACCCTCGCGGTGAAGGACCTCTTCTCGTCGTACAAGGACCTCCCGATCACGATCTACCAGATTCAGGACAAGTACCGCGACGAGGCCCGCCCTCGCGCCGGCATCCTGCGCGGCCGCGAGTTCACGATGAAGGACGCCTACTCGTTCGACTGGAACGACGAGGGCCTCGAGGCGAGCTACCAGGCGCAGCGCGACGCGTACGAGCGCATCTTCCGCCGGCTCGGACTCGACTACGTCATCGTCGCCGCCGACTCGGGCGCCATGGGCGGTTCGAAGTCGGAGGAGTTCCTGCACCCGACCGAGATCGGTGAGGACACCTTCGTGCGCACGGCCGACGGCAGCTACGCGGCGAACGTGGAGGCCTACACGGCGACCCCGGCCGAGCCTCGCGACGCGTCGGGCGACCCGGCCGTCGAGGTGTTCGACACCCCGAACGCGGGCACGATCGACGCGATCTGCGAAATGGAAAACATCACCGGCGACGCCACATTGAAGAACCTCGTGGTGGCGCTCACCGACCACGAGGGCAAGCGCGAGCTCGCGATTGTTGGACTGCAGGGCGACCGCGCGGTCGACATGAAGCGGCTCGAGATCGCTTTCGCACCCCGCGAGGTCGAGGCCGCGACCGAGGACGACCTCAAGGCGCATCCCGAACTCATTCGTGGTTACATCGGCCCGTGGAAGGACGGCAAGCAGTTCCTCGGCGAGGAATCGATCTCCGGCATCCCGTACTTCCTCGACACCCGCATCGGCGACGGCTCGACCTGGGTCACCGGAGCGAACGTGAATGAGCAGCACGTGCGGCACCTCGTGTTCGGCCGCGACTTCGTGGCCGACGGCCGCGTCGAGGCCGCCGAGGTGCGCGACGGCGACCCGGCCCCCGGCGGGCTCGGCCCGATCACCGCGGAGCGCGGCACCGAGATTGGCCACGTCTTCCAGCTCGGCCGCAAGTACGCCGAGGCGCTCGGCGCCAAGGTGCTCGACCCCAACGGCAAGCAGGTTGTCGTGACCATGGGTTCTTACGGCATCGGCGTGACCCGAAACCTCGCCCTCGTAGCCGAGCAGAACCACGACGACCGAGGCCTGATCTGGCCCGAGGAGCTCGCACCCTTCGACGTCCACGTGATCGCCACGGGCAAGGGCGAGGCGCCCCTGCAGGTCGCCACGCAGCTCGCCGAGGGTGCTGAGGCCGAGGGGCTCGAGGTGCTCTTCGACGACCGTCCGAAGGAATCGCCCGGCGTGAAGTTCGGCGACGCCGAGCTCATCGGTATTCCCTGGATCCTCATCGCGGGCAAGACGGCGGCCGAGGGCATCGTTGAACTCTGGAACCGTCGCAGCAACGAACGCACCCAGGTCCCGATCGGCGAGGCAATTCCTGCGCTGCTCGCGGCCCGTGCGGTAAGATAATCGTTTCCGGCGCGAGGCCGGCACCGAAATCTGAATACGGAGGAGAGCCCATGAAGATCGATCCTGCAGTGCTGAGAACACTCGAGCGGGAACGGGAAATCCCCTTCGACGAACTCGTCGAGATCCTCGAGCAGGCCATCTTCGCCGCCTACGTAAAGCACACGACCGCCGAGGTCGGCAAGGCCACGCCGCCGGAGGGCTCGCGCGTCAACCTCGACCGCCGCACCGGCGAGGTCACCATCGTTGAACCGCAGTACAACGAAGAGGGCGAGGTGATCGGCGAGGCGCTTCTGCCGGCAGAAGACTTCGGCCGCATCGCGGCAGCCGCGGCGAAGCAGGTCATTACGCAGCGGATGCGCAACATCGACACCGACAAGGTGCTCGGCGAGTTCCGTGGTCGCGAGGGCGACATCGTCAACGGCGTGATCCAGCAGGGTGACGACCCGAAGATGGTGCGCATCGAGATCTCCCCG
The Gulosibacter sediminis genome window above contains:
- a CDS encoding proline--tRNA ligase, which encodes MADVIQRLSNYFLRTLRDNPADAEVASHRLLVRAGYIRRQAPGIFAWLPIGLRVRRRVEAIVREELTAAGAQEMLFPALLPQEFYEATGRVEDYGDGMFHLRDRKDAEMVLAPTHEEAFTLAVKDLFSSYKDLPITIYQIQDKYRDEARPRAGILRGREFTMKDAYSFDWNDEGLEASYQAQRDAYERIFRRLGLDYVIVAADSGAMGGSKSEEFLHPTEIGEDTFVRTADGSYAANVEAYTATPAEPRDASGDPAVEVFDTPNAGTIDAICEMENITGDATLKNLVVALTDHEGKRELAIVGLQGDRAVDMKRLEIAFAPREVEAATEDDLKAHPELIRGYIGPWKDGKQFLGEESISGIPYFLDTRIGDGSTWVTGANVNEQHVRHLVFGRDFVADGRVEAAEVRDGDPAPGGLGPITAERGTEIGHVFQLGRKYAEALGAKVLDPNGKQVVVTMGSYGIGVTRNLALVAEQNHDDRGLIWPEELAPFDVHVIATGKGEAPLQVATQLAEGAEAEGLEVLFDDRPKESPGVKFGDAELIGIPWILIAGKTAAEGIVELWNRRSNERTQVPIGEAIPALLAARAVR